The genomic interval GAGCTCGACGCGGACCTGCGGGCCTACGCCAACGAGCTCAACGACCGCCAGGTGCCGCGCATCAAGGACATTACCTCCAAGACCCGCCTGAGCATCCTCTACTACGCCATCGTCGGCAACGCGATGATGCTCTCCAAGCAGAACCTGGAGCTGGTGGAGATCTTCGACGAGTCGTTCGGAGCCCTCTCGGATAAGGGGGGGGCGGGGGGGCGCTAGGCGGCGGCCGTCCGAAGAAGATCATTGGGAAAAGTCGAGGGGGCTTCGCACAAGCGGAGCCCCCTCTGTCTTTGGGTTCGGGGAGAGCTTGGCGACCCGGCGAATTGCCGGAGGTCACGGGGTGAGAGGGAACACGCAGGGGAGGGGACCGGAAGAGCCTTGACGCGATGGCTCGGGGGGCTCATTTCATCATTTTAACGAGCCATTTCGGCGGCGGGACTTTTACGCCCCTCTTGTAAAGGCGCCTTGCCATTTCATAAAAATTATGGTGAATCAGGGAGAGGCGGGGCAAAAATCCAAAGAGCCTGTGCCGGGGCTTGAACGTTCCATCCGGCCGGAGGTCCCATCCCTTCGTGAATAGTTTGTATTCACCGCCGGCCAGGGAGGAAAGTATGGCCTTTTCGGAGAGAGCTGTTCCCTCCCGACGCATCTCAATGGCAGGGAACCTGTCTTTTTCGCGGAAGCCGTGGGTGTCTCGGCTGGCGAGAAATCGGCCTTTGAAATCGGCTCTTTTTGCCTGTGCGACGATGCCACGGTTCGGAGCGTACCTGATGTCGTGACGCAGGTTCCAGGCTTCTATGAAATCGAAGCCTTGGAGCGTTTCATTTCCGAAATCTCCAATAACTCTTGAGGGGTGGTGCAGAATGGAAAAACCTCCCTGTTTTCGGACCGCCTCAAGAAAGGGTTGGATGGCCATTCCGGTCTTGGGGAGGTCGAAAAAGGTCTCTATCCCGACCACGCCTATGTGGATCTCGCGGTCATCGATTCGGAAAGAGTACTCCATCCCGGGGATAAACGTAATTTTGTCGTTTCCGCGGCATTGCGCCAAATAACGCTGAAACTTTTGCTCACAGAATCCGGCGTCATGCTCTGTTAAAACGACAAAACTCAGGCCGTGGCTTCTGGCCCAGTCAGCGATTTCATCAAGGGTTTTTTCTCCGTCATATGAAAAAACGGAATGGGAATGGTAGATGCCTCGGGTCGATTCCCTTTGGCGGGAGGTATGGTCTGTGGTTTTAGACATGCATTCGGTATGAGGATGTCCTGATTGATAGCCGTGTCGGTCCGTTGTCGATTTCTGGCTTTAAAAGTTGTCTACCCTTTCCCCCGATAGCGTCACGGACTCTCCGGTTTGCGCCATGTTCTCCACGTCTTCTGACGCGACGAAAACATCATCGAAAACCCTGAAAAAATAGCCCGTTGTCGTTTCCGGCCTGCTGAGGGGTTCATTTAAAACAAAATGCCTGATGCACATTTCGGGCATGTTGAAATTGTAGTAGGCCCTTGCGGATTCAGTGCTTGAAAATCTTGGGTTGATTTCGAAAATTACGGGACCCCGGTCCGTTAATCGCAATTGCAGGTTCGACGGGCCGACAAGGCCGATTGCCCTGGCAACTTTTTCACAATACTGGGAAATTCTGGGGTCGTCAACGACCTGTGCCTTGTGGGTGAGACCGTGGCCCAGTCTCCTTTTCATGGCAATGCTTCCAACCGGGTTGCTGTCGGAGTCACAAAAACACCCCACGGTGTACTCCTCGTCATCGGGGAAGAGGTATTCCTGCAGGACCGGGTGTTTGATTTTCGCCAAAGCATGAGCAAGGTTCTCTTTTTCTCTGACGATCGAAAGGTTTTTCGATCCTGCACCGAAACGGTCTTTGACGACGTAGGGCAGAGGGACTTCTTTCAAAAAATTTTCAAGATCGTCTTTTTCTTCTGGAATCGCTGACTTCGGATGGTCGAATCCATATTCCTTGAGAAATACCGCCAGCCTCCACTTGTCTTTCGCGATGTCCAGGGCTTTCGGGGGGGGCGCCACCACGTATGCCCCCGTCTCCCTTTCTATCGAGGCGGCCTGTTTCGATAAAACCTCCATCTCAGCCATGTTGCCCGTCATGATAATGTGCACGTTCTCTTTTTTGACGATGTCGATTATTTTTTGAACATAATCGCTGCTGCCCGCAGGGGGGACGGTGTAGGACTTTTCCGTTCGGTACAGTCCCGCAGACATGTGACTGCAATCGCAGGCGATAATCTTTAATGCCATTTTGGATTGCCTGAGCGCTTTCCAAAAAAGAATCGCCTGCTCCCCTCCGGCCCCTGTGATCAATACATGTGTGCTCTTTGTTTTCATATCCCTTTTCTTTGTGAAATGGGGCGCTAGACAGAAGGGCTCCGTTCGGTTTTGCCGGGGCCCATAGCGCTTTCGTTGCTTCTCAGGAGGTTTTCTTCAGCCGCGACGGAAGCATCTGCCCGGGCGGATGGATGCCTTTCCGCTTGAAAACCTTCATGGCGGTAAGGTAAAGAATCTTGGCGTCTGTCCACAGGGAATGGTTGTCGACATACCATAAATCAAGTTTGAACTTTTCCTCCCAGTCGATGGCGTTTCTGCCGTTGACCTGGGCCCATCCCGTAATGCCGGGCCGCACCTGATGCCGCCTCATTTGCTCCGGAGTGTAGATCTCAAGGTACTCCATTTTCAAAGGCCGCGGGCCGACCAGACTCATGTCTCCCCTCAGGACGTTAAACAACTGGGGCAATTCGTCCAGGCTGGTTTTGCGCAGAACCTTGCCCAGTTTTGTAAGCCGGTCCTTTCCCGGAAGAAGAACGCCATTGGCGTCACGCGTTTCATCCATCGTCCTGAACTTGTAGATTCGAAAGGGCTTTCCCGCTAATCCGGGGCGTCTTTGGTCAAACAACACGGGCCGCCCCATTGTCATCCAGATAACCAGGGCTGTCGCCAGCATTGCCGGGGATAAAAGAATTATCCCGAGAAAAGAAAAGAGACGATCAGTAAAACTTTTGATTTTCATATGGATATTCGGCGGGTTGAGTATTCATTCGCGTATCGACCAAAGCGGGAATGCGTTTCCCCCTTTGTCGCCACCGGAATGATTGGTCTGCCTCCTCATTCCGGCAGGGTCGGGGGCTCTGAAGGGTGGATTCCTGAGCTTCCACTTCTTTCCTTAGAGCCTACTAAAGTTTTAACACGAGAAACCCTCCTGTCAATTCAACCCGCCTGTGAAGGTTTACCCGCCTCCGGGCTTTTCCCTCATGCCGAGGCGCGCAGGGGAGCGATGCGGCCCCAGGGAAACCCGTTTCCGGGGGAATTCCTCGCCAGGGGAGGGGCCGGAAACCGTCCGAGAGCAGACGCCTTATTGCAAGCACAATCTTAAGGTTGACGAATAGCAATAAAATACAGTAACTTACGTTGCCGTTTTGTTGAAACAGATAGCGCAATGGTGGACGCCATGAAAAAGTATTTCCCTATCGCTTTGCTGGCAGCTTTGGTCGTCTTCGCTCCGGCCGTACACGGGGCCGGAGGGGATAGCCCGTCGGCCACGGTCCATATGCAGCGCGGGCGACTCCAGGTCCGCCAGGGGCGCCTCTTCGAGGGGCTGCAGGAGTATCGCCACGTCGCCCGCAAGGGGCAGTCGAACTCCCGCCTTCACAGGGACATGGCCCTGACCCTTTACCAACTGGGGCTGCTGGGCGAGGCCACCGCCGAGATGGAAAAGGCGGCGGGATTGTCCGAAAAACCCGAAGAGTTCGACCTCGGCCTCGGCGTCCTTTACCTGGCCGGCGGGCGCATGGAAGAGAGCAAGGAGCGTTTGAGCGCCGCCCTGTTCAGAGACCCCGCCCTCGCCGTCGCCTATTATTATCTCGGGGAGCTTTACCTGAAGGCCGAAGAGCCGGGAATGGCCTGGTTCGCCGCGCAAAGGGCCCGGAATCTTGGCCTGCAAAGCGAGGAACTGCTTCGCAGGCTGGAACTCCGGGGGCCGGCTCCCCGGGAGCGGGACGCGGCTGCCGACGATCTCTGCCTGAGGCAGGCGTTCACGGCCGAGCGGAAAAAGGCCGAGGCTTTGCAGCGCAGGATGGCGACGGATATCTCCTGGGGGGGACTTCTCTCTTTGCGCAGGGCGTCGGCGCCCGACTTTCCAGGATCCTGCAGGCCGGACGACCTTCCCGCTCCCGTTGAAACCGCACTCGCGGGCCTGGAACCGTTCTCTTCGCCGGTGACGGTCGAGACCGAGCGCGGTTTTTACGTCGTGCAGCGGCTGTTGCCCTACAGCGAGGAGAATTGGCGGGCGCAACTGGCCGGCCGGACAGCTGTTGTCGTCAGGGCTCTCGAAAGGGTGGAGACGCCTCTCCCGCCCTCGCCTCCGGAGCCGACTCCCGAAAAATCGAAGGCAAAGATTCAGGAAGAGGCTCTGGCGCAGGTAGCTGCGCAGGTAAAGAAGCAGGCAGCGGCGAAGGCAGGGAGGCGGGTTTCCCTGCCCCTCTCCGAGTCGGTCCCCGCCCGCCGGCAGGCCGAAGGCCGGTTCGTGCTCCACGCCGGATGCTTTAAAAACGACGAGAGAGCCTACTCCCTGGTGGCCAAGTTGAAGAGCCTGGGCCTCTCCAGTTTTACGAAAGAAATTCCCAGGAAGGACGGCGGCGTGCTGTTGGGCGTCGTGGCGGACCTTTATCCCAGCCTCGCCGAGGCCGAAAAGGCCAAGGAACTACTCCGCGGCAAGAACCTCGATTCGTTCATCTCGCCCAAGTAGACGGACCGGCGGGGCGGCTTTGCCGTCCTGCCTGGTTCCCCGCGAATGCCCTCCTCACCGCAGATCGTTCGAGTCAGCCGAAGGCTCGCTGCGCCCGGACATCCGGCCCCGAACGCCTCAACCGGCCCGTTCCGCTTCGGCGGCGAGGGGACGGCCGGGCATCGCCCGATCCCCTTTCCGCAAATCCCCAAGAACCATAACCTCCCGGGGTGTCCGCTGTGCAGGCGAGCGCTCGGGGCCGGGACGCTTTTCGATTCCCGTGCTTTTTGCCGGCAGGAGGTTTCCCCCGGTGCCGGCTTGTAATCGACCCGTTTCCTTGTACTAATTAGAGAAGGCGCGTACCGATACCTGCATGGAAAAGGGAGAGCCATGACGACCTACGAGTATGACCTCGGCATTATCGGCGGGGGGGCCGCGGGGCTCACCGCGGCGGCCGGGGCCGCCCAGTTCGGCGCCCGGACGGTCCTCTTCGAAAAGGCGCCGGCCCTCGGCGGGGACTGTCTTCACCACGGCTGCGTCCCCTCCAAGAGCCTCATCCGCGCCGCCGGCGTGTGGTCCCTGGCCCGGCGCAGTTCCGAGTTCGGCCTGCCGCCCCTCGATTTGCCGGGCGTCGATCTGGGGGCGGTCATGAGGCGGGTCCGGGAGGTGATCGAAAGGATCCAGGAACACGACTCGCCCGAGCGTTTCTGCCGGCTCGGGGCCGAGGTCCGTTTCGGGGAGCCCCGTTTTCTGGACGAGCACACCGTCGAGGCCGGGGGCTAGCGCATCTCGGCCAGAAGCTGGATCGTCGCCACCGGTTCGCGGCCGGCCCTGCCGCCGGTGGAGGGGCTTGAAAGCGTGCCCTTCTGGACCAACGAGACGCTTTTTTCCCAGGCCGAGCTGCCGGGGAGGCTTCTGGTGCTGGGCGGCGGGCCGATCGGCCTGGAAATGGCCCAGGCCTTTCAGCGCCTCGGCTCGCAGGTGACGGTGGTGGAGTTCATGGAGCAGATTCTCGGCCCCGAAGACGCCGACCTTGCGGCCATTCTGCGGGAGAGGCGCGAGGCCGAAGGGATGAAGGTCCTTACCGGGACCCGGGCGACCCGGGCCGAGGCGGCCGGTTCAGGGATCCGTCTGACGGTCGTTCCCGCCGAAGCTGAGGGGGAGGAAAAGGCCCTGGAGGGGGACGCCCTGCTCGTCGCCACCGGCCGCCGTCCCAATGTCGAGGATCTGGGCCTGGAGGCCGCAGGGGTCGAGTCTTCCCCCCGCGGCATTCCGGTCGATGCCCGCATGCGCACCAACGTTCGCCACATCTACGCCTGCGGGGACGTCACCGGCGCGTACCCCTTCACGCACGTGGCCGGCTACGAGGCGGGGATCGCCCTCTCCAACGCGGTGCTGCGCCTGCCGCGCAAGGTCGATTACGCCAAGGTTCCCTGGTGCACCTACACCGATCCCGAGGTGGCGAGCGTCGGCCTGAACGAAAAGCGCGCCCGCAAGGCGGGGGTCGAGTACCGGCTGCTGGAGGAACCGTTTGCGGGCAACGACCGGGCCCTGGCCGAAGGCGAGACCGCGGGCAAGATCAAGGTGCTGCTCAGCCCGGGGGGGAAACTGCTCGGCTGCCAGATCGCCGGTCCCCATGCAGGCGAGCTTATTCACGAGTGGATCACCGCGGTCAGCGGCGGCGTCAAGCTGGCGACGGTCGCCGGGGCGGTGCACGTCTACCCGACCCTGGCGGAGATCTCCAAGCGGGCCGCCGGGGCCTATTTTTCCGAGAAATTGTTCAGCGAGCGGACCAAGAGTGTGCTGCGCCTGCTGTTCCACCTCAAGGGGCGGGCCTGCGTTCCGCCGCCGGACGAGGAGACCCCTCCCACGAAGGAAAACTGACGCAAAAAGGCCCGGAGCCGAAAAGCCCCGGGCCTTTTTGCGTTCTGGCGTCGAAAGGGTCGCCGGGCGCGTCTAATCCGGCGCGCCGTTGTGCCGGGCCAGGAAGCGGGAGAACTGGGCGGGGGGCAGGGGTCGGCTGACCAGGAAGCCCTGAACCATTTCACAGCCCTGGCCGCGCAGGTACTCCAGCTGACGATCTGTTTCCACGCCTTCGGCGATGACCTGAAGGCGAAGGCTGCGGGCCATGGCGATGATGGCTGAGACCATGGCCGCCCCCTCCCTGCCCTGATCGATGTCCTTGACGAAGGAGCGGTCGATTTTCAGGAAGTCGAGGGGGAAACGCTTGAGGTAGCTGAGGGACGAGTAACCGGTGCCGAAGTCGTCGAGGGAAAGCCGGATTCCCATGGTCTCCAGGGCGTTGAGCATGGCGATGGTCGACTCCCCGTTCTGCATGAGGATGTTCTCGGTGATTTCCAGGTGCAGCAGGCTCGGATCGAGCCCGGTTTCCTGCAGTACCTGGGAGACCATGCCGATGAGATCCTCCTGCCAGAACTGGCGGCTGGAGAGGTTGACCGACACCGGCACCGGAGGCAGGGAAAGGTTCTGCCACTCCATGATCTGGTCGCAGGCCTGGCGCAGGACCCATTCGCCGATCGGCACGATCAACCCGGTCTCCTCGGCCAGGGGGATGAAGTCGGCCGGCGCCACGCTGTCCTGGTCCCCCTGCTGCCAGCGCAGGAGCGCTTCGGCCCCGAGGATTCTGCCCGAGCGGGGGTCCATCAGCGGCTGGTAGTGGAGGCAGAGCTCTTCCCGCTCCACGGCCTTGCGCAGCCGGTTCTCCATGGCCAGCATCTTCAGGGCGGCGGCGTTCATGGACTGGGAATAGAATTGGTAGTTGTCCTTGCCCAGGCTCTTGGCGTGGTACATGGCCGAATCGGCGTTTTTCAGCAGGCTGTCCACGTCCTCGCCGTCGTCAGGGTAGATGGCCATGCCGATGCTGGCGGTGATGAAGACCTCGTGCCGTTTCAGGGGGAAGGGCTTGGAAAAAGCATCGAGAATCCGCTGCGCCAGCTTGGCCGCATCCTGGCTGTTTTCTATGTCCGTGGCCCAGATCGTGAATTCGTCGCCGCCGAGCCGGGCCACGGAAAGGGTCTCGTCCTCGTTCTCCTGGCGGGCTACCACGTCGGTGGAGCGCAGGGCGGAGATCAGGCGCTGGGCCACCTCCTGCAGGAGCAGGTCGCCCATGCTGTGTCCCAGGGAGTCGTTGATCAGCTTGAAGCGGTCCAGGTCGAGAAACAGCAGGGCGACCTGGCGCCCGTAGCGCTTTGCGTGATTGAGGATATAGCCGAGCTGTTCGTTGAACAGCACCCGGTTCGGCAGCTGTGTGAGGGAGTCGTAGTAGGCCAGGAAGCGGATCTGCTCTTCCGACTCCCGGCGTTCGGAGATGTCCTGGAACGTCCCCATCATGCGCGCCGGGGTCCCGGAGGCGTCGAGGCCGACTTCCGCCTGGCCCAGCAGGTAGCGCTGCGAGCCGTCCTTAAGGACGATGCGGTGGTCGATGCGAAAGGGGGTCTGGCGGAGCTGGGCATCGAGGAGGGACCTCTCCACCCGGGCACGGTCTTCCGGGTGGATGAACTCGAGAAAGGCCTGGAAGGGGAGGTCGATCTCCTTGTCGCCAAGGTCGAAGATGCGGCAGACCTCCTCGGAGAAGAGTATCCGGTCCGGCTCGAAAACCCACTCCCAGTTGCCGAGGCGGGCGATGCGCTGGGCCAGGGCCAGCTTGGCCTGGTTCCCCTTGAGCTCCTCGAAGGTGCGGCTGGAGCGCAGGATGTAGAGGATCCGGTGTGCGAGAATGGTGTAGTTGAGGGGCTTGGTGATGAAGTCGGTGGCGCCCGCCTCGTAGGCCTGGCAGATCGATTCCGTGTCCTCAAGGCCGGTCACCATGAGGACCGGGACGTGGGCGCCCTCGGGGAGCAGGCGCAAGGCCGCGCAGGTGGTAAACCCGTCCATCCCGGGCATGAGAACGTCCAGCAGCACCATGTCGGGGCAGGTCTTCTGGATCTGTTCCAGGGCCTCTCGACCCCCTTCGGCCTCACACACTTCGAAGCCGAACTCTTCCAGGGCGTCGCGCATGGTGGTGCGCATGAACTTTTCGTCGTCCACGATGAGGACCACCGGTTTGTTGACCGGCGAGAGGGGGAGGACGGGGAGTTCGTCTTCCGGGTTATCGACCGAGAAGGGGTCTTTATGCAGCGAGCTCAAATGCGCCATTCCCGCCCTTATGGGGTGAAATCGGTTCTCCCCAACTAAAGTTTGTGTCAACACATGAACATAAGTACCTAAGTAAGATACCACAAAAAAACATTTTTTGTGAAAAGCTTCGATTTTATGGCTTTTTTCGGCGGAGGCTTAGGCGGAGGGGGGGAACGGTCCGGTTGAGGAATCACCCCATGCTGCCGAGGGAGGCCAGGGCGACCAGGCCTCTTTGGCCCGGGGGCGTCGCCGGGCCTTTGGCCATCAGGCGACACTCTCCCTGGGCGACGAAGCCGGCCGCGGTCAGCAGTTGGCCCATGGGGGAGGACTTCAGGACGTCGGCCACCAGCTCTTCCCTTTCGCAGGAGTAAAGGGCTGCGGCCAGCAGAAGGCGGTTTTCGCGGGGGCAGAACTCCTGGGAACTCCAGGGGCCAAAAACCTGGAAATCCACTCCTTCCTGGAGCAGGGCGACGCTCTGTCCGCAGGTCAGAACCCGGCCCCGGCGGGCCAGGGGCTCGAGGAGCCCGCGACGGGATTCCCCCCAGACGCGGGCATCCTCCCGGAACAGGGCTTCGGGTCGGGCGGTCGGCTTGGCCCCCCCGGAGGGCGTAGAATCCCGGCGGACCCAGCGTACAACGCTGTCTATTGTCTGAAATCCCCTTTTCTCGTAGATGGGGTGGCCCAGGACCGAGGCGGTGAGCCAGATGCCCTGCGCCCCCCGGCGCTCCAGCACGTCGGTCGCGTGGTCGAAGAGCAGGCCACCGTAGCCGCGCCCCCGGTAGGCGGCGGGGACGATCAGGTTGCCGACCCAGCCGCTGCGCTCGTGGGAGACGGCGGTAACCAGCCCGCGCACCTCCCCGTCGGCCCGCAGCACGAAGGCCGAGCCTGCCAGGGGGCCGCGGTAGAGTTCCAGCTCCTGTGCCGGGACCCGCCAGCCCTCCCTGCGGGTCCAGCGTAAAAATACTTCCCAGTCCGAGTCCTTCGACGTGCGTATCTCCATCGCGTCCCCCCCGGTCAGGCGACCCGCCGGGCGGAGCGGCTCAGGGAAAGCAGCTCCCCGTCGGTCAGGGGGCGCTTGTTGCGCTGGGAGATGCCGCGCACCTTCTCCAGCAGGTCAAGGGCGTCGAGCCGGTCCAGCTCCAACCCCAGCTGCCGCAGCCGGTACAGCAGGCCGTGGCTGCCCGAGTGCTTGCCCAGGACCATGTGCCGGCTCAGGCCTACCTCCGCCGGGTCGAACCCCTCGTAGTTGCCCGGATGCTTCAGGACCCCGTCGGCGTGCAGGCCCGACTCGTGGGAAAAGACCTTCTCCCCCACCACGGCCTTCCATTCCGGCACCGGCCGGCAGCTCGCCTTGCCGACCAGGCGGGAAAGCTCCACCAGGCGGCCGGTGGCGATGCCCGGGTCCTGGCCGCATGCGTGCTTGAGGGCCATGACCACCTCCTCCAGGGCGGCGTTGCCCGCCCTCTCTCCCAGCCCGTTGACCGTGGTGTTGACGTAGGTCGCGCCGGCCTTGATCCCCGCGATGGCGTTGGCGGTGGCCATGCCGAGGTCGTTGTGGGTGTGGACCTCCAGCTCCAGCTCGGGAACCCGCTCCCGCAGGGTGCGGATCTTCTCGTAGGTGGCGAAGGGGTCGAGGATTCCCAGGGTGTCGCAGAAGCGGAAGCGGTCGGCGCCGAGGGCGCGGGCGACCTCCAGCAGCTCGGTGAGAAAGTCGAGGTCGGCGCGGCTCGCGTCCTCGCCCCCGACCGAGACGTAGAGCCCGTGCTCTTTGGCGAAGCCGAGGGCCGTCTTGAGCTGCTCGGCCACCCAGGTCCGGTCCTTGCGCAGCTTGTGGCGGATGTGGATGTCCGAGACCGACAGGGAGACGTCCACCGCCGTCACACCCGCGTCGATGGAGGCCTGGCTGTCCGGGACGACCGCCCGGTTCCAGGTGATGAGGCGGGCCTTGAGGTCCATCTCCACGAGGGCCCGAACGCTCTTCTGCTCCTCTTTTCCCATGGCCGGGATGCCGCACTCGATCTCCCCGACCCCCATCTCGTCAAGCATCCGGGCGATGCGCTTCTTCTCTTCCAGGGTGAAGACGACCCCGGCGGTCTGTTCGCCGTCGCGCAGGGTGGTGTCGTCGATGACGATCGGGTTTCGGATATCCTGTTTCATGGCGACCTCACAAAAAAGCCCCGGGACCTGTCGGTCTCGGGGCGGCGTTGCCAGAAGCCAGCGGCGCTGCTGGCGGGTTCTTCTGCGAGTCCTGAAATGCATGGGGCGTGCCACTTCCAGAAGGCTGCGAAAGGGGCGCTTTGTTGCATGGCCGGGGGCGGGGATGCCGACCATTTAGGCAGAGCTTCGGGGGGCCTGCCTGCCGAAAGATCAGGGACCGGCCAGGTCGAGGAAGTTTTCCAGGAGGCGGCCGGCGAGGCGGCGATGCTCGGCCTCGACGGCGGCGAACTCCTCCGCCACCGGTCCCGTCTCCCCGACCGCCCGGCACCAGGCGGCGACGATCCCCATCGTGACCTCGGGGTGGAACTGCAGGCCGTAGGCCCTGCCGAGGCGGAAGGCCTGCCCGGGACAGGCCGGAGAGGCGGCGAGATGGGCGGCGCCCTCGGGAACGGCGAAGCTGTCGCTGTGGAACTGGAAGGCCGGGAAGGTCTTAGGCAGGCCGGCGAAGAGGGGGTCGGAGAGCCCCGCGTCGGTGAGGGCGACGGCACGGGGGCCCCGCTCTCCGTTGCGGGCCGGGAAGACCTCGGCGCCCAGGGCCGCGGCGAGCAGCTGCCCTCCGAGACAGATGCCGAGCTGGGGGGTTCGGGCGTCGAAGGCCCTTTCCAGAAAGCGTGGGAGTCCGGCCAGGTGGGGGTGGGCCGCCAGTTCGTGGACCCCCATGTAGCCGCCGAGCAGGATGATCCCGGAAAGGGCTGAGGGGGCGGGCAACTCCGGGGCCTCGAAGAGTCGGGCTTCTCGGTAGGGCACGCCGCGGTCGGCGAGAATGTCGGTGATGATGCCGGGGGGGACCCGGACGTCGTTCTGGATGAGGAGGATCATGGGGCACCCGTATCTGGGAAGAGGGGTCATTATGGATACAGTTGCTCGATTGAGCAAGAGGTGTGCCGGTCCTTCCCGGGCTGGGGGTGTCTTTTGGGAGGATCAAGGGCAAAAGGAGCTTTTTGATTCCGGTCTTCGTTCCATTTGAGAGGGCGCCCGTCGGGGGG from Desulfuromonas sp. carries:
- a CDS encoding PHP domain-containing protein, with product MSKTTDHTSRQRESTRGIYHSHSVFSYDGEKTLDEIADWARSHGLSFVVLTEHDAGFCEQKFQRYLAQCRGNDKITFIPGMEYSFRIDDREIHIGVVGIETFFDLPKTGMAIQPFLEAVRKQGGFSILHHPSRVIGDFGNETLQGFDFIEAWNLRHDIRYAPNRGIVAQAKRADFKGRFLASRDTHGFREKDRFPAIEMRREGTALSEKAILSSLAGGEYKLFTKGWDLRPDGTFKPRHRLFGFLPRLSLIHHNFYEMARRLYKRGVKVPPPKWLVKMMK
- a CDS encoding sugar transferase; translated protein: MKIKSFTDRLFSFLGIILLSPAMLATALVIWMTMGRPVLFDQRRPGLAGKPFRIYKFRTMDETRDANGVLLPGKDRLTKLGKVLRKTSLDELPQLFNVLRGDMSLVGPRPLKMEYLEIYTPEQMRRHQVRPGITGWAQVNGRNAIDWEEKFKLDLWYVDNHSLWTDAKILYLTAMKVFKRKGIHPPGQMLPSRLKKTS
- a CDS encoding SPOR domain-containing protein, whose protein sequence is MKKYFPIALLAALVVFAPAVHGAGGDSPSATVHMQRGRLQVRQGRLFEGLQEYRHVARKGQSNSRLHRDMALTLYQLGLLGEATAEMEKAAGLSEKPEEFDLGLGVLYLAGGRMEESKERLSAALFRDPALAVAYYYLGELYLKAEEPGMAWFAAQRARNLGLQSEELLRRLELRGPAPRERDAAADDLCLRQAFTAERKKAEALQRRMATDISWGGLLSLRRASAPDFPGSCRPDDLPAPVETALAGLEPFSSPVTVETERGFYVVQRLLPYSEENWRAQLAGRTAVVVRALERVETPLPPSPPEPTPEKSKAKIQEEALAQVAAQVKKQAAAKAGRRVSLPLSESVPARRQAEGRFVLHAGCFKNDERAYSLVAKLKSLGLSSFTKEIPRKDGGVLLGVVADLYPSLAEAEKAKELLRGKNLDSFISPK
- a CDS encoding GNAT family N-acetyltransferase, with product MEIRTSKDSDWEVFLRWTRREGWRVPAQELELYRGPLAGSAFVLRADGEVRGLVTAVSHERSGWVGNLIVPAAYRGRGYGGLLFDHATDVLERRGAQGIWLTASVLGHPIYEKRGFQTIDSVVRWVRRDSTPSGGAKPTARPEALFREDARVWGESRRGLLEPLARRGRVLTCGQSVALLQEGVDFQVFGPWSSQEFCPRENRLLLAAALYSCEREELVADVLKSSPMGQLLTAAGFVAQGECRLMAKGPATPPGQRGLVALASLGSMG
- a CDS encoding ATP-grasp domain-containing protein — encoded protein: MKTKSTHVLITGAGGEQAILFWKALRQSKMALKIIACDCSHMSAGLYRTEKSYTVPPAGSSDYVQKIIDIVKKENVHIIMTGNMAEMEVLSKQAASIERETGAYVVAPPPKALDIAKDKWRLAVFLKEYGFDHPKSAIPEEKDDLENFLKEVPLPYVVKDRFGAGSKNLSIVREKENLAHALAKIKHPVLQEYLFPDDEEYTVGCFCDSDSNPVGSIAMKRRLGHGLTHKAQVVDDPRISQYCEKVARAIGLVGPSNLQLRLTDRGPVIFEINPRFSSTESARAYYNFNMPEMCIRHFVLNEPLSRPETTTGYFFRVFDDVFVASEDVENMAQTGESVTLSGERVDNF
- the nifV gene encoding homocitrate synthase — translated: MKQDIRNPIVIDDTTLRDGEQTAGVVFTLEEKKRIARMLDEMGVGEIECGIPAMGKEEQKSVRALVEMDLKARLITWNRAVVPDSQASIDAGVTAVDVSLSVSDIHIRHKLRKDRTWVAEQLKTALGFAKEHGLYVSVGGEDASRADLDFLTELLEVARALGADRFRFCDTLGILDPFATYEKIRTLRERVPELELEVHTHNDLGMATANAIAGIKAGATYVNTTVNGLGERAGNAALEEVVMALKHACGQDPGIATGRLVELSRLVGKASCRPVPEWKAVVGEKVFSHESGLHADGVLKHPGNYEGFDPAEVGLSRHMVLGKHSGSHGLLYRLRQLGLELDRLDALDLLEKVRGISQRNKRPLTDGELLSLSRSARRVA
- a CDS encoding EAL domain-containing protein — protein: MSSLHKDPFSVDNPEDELPVLPLSPVNKPVVLIVDDEKFMRTTMRDALEEFGFEVCEAEGGREALEQIQKTCPDMVLLDVLMPGMDGFTTCAALRLLPEGAHVPVLMVTGLEDTESICQAYEAGATDFITKPLNYTILAHRILYILRSSRTFEELKGNQAKLALAQRIARLGNWEWVFEPDRILFSEEVCRIFDLGDKEIDLPFQAFLEFIHPEDRARVERSLLDAQLRQTPFRIDHRIVLKDGSQRYLLGQAEVGLDASGTPARMMGTFQDISERRESEEQIRFLAYYDSLTQLPNRVLFNEQLGYILNHAKRYGRQVALLFLDLDRFKLINDSLGHSMGDLLLQEVAQRLISALRSTDVVARQENEDETLSVARLGGDEFTIWATDIENSQDAAKLAQRILDAFSKPFPLKRHEVFITASIGMAIYPDDGEDVDSLLKNADSAMYHAKSLGKDNYQFYSQSMNAAALKMLAMENRLRKAVEREELCLHYQPLMDPRSGRILGAEALLRWQQGDQDSVAPADFIPLAEETGLIVPIGEWVLRQACDQIMEWQNLSLPPVPVSVNLSSRQFWQEDLIGMVSQVLQETGLDPSLLHLEITENILMQNGESTIAMLNALETMGIRLSLDDFGTGYSSLSYLKRFPLDFLKIDRSFVKDIDQGREGAAMVSAIIAMARSLRLQVIAEGVETDRQLEYLRGQGCEMVQGFLVSRPLPPAQFSRFLARHNGAPD
- a CDS encoding type 1 glutamine amidotransferase, which translates into the protein MILLIQNDVRVPPGIITDILADRGVPYREARLFEAPELPAPSALSGIILLGGYMGVHELAAHPHLAGLPRFLERAFDARTPQLGICLGGQLLAAALGAEVFPARNGERGPRAVALTDAGLSDPLFAGLPKTFPAFQFHSDSFAVPEGAAHLAASPACPGQAFRLGRAYGLQFHPEVTMGIVAAWCRAVGETGPVAEEFAAVEAEHRRLAGRLLENFLDLAGP